The Pyrus communis chromosome 8, drPyrComm1.1, whole genome shotgun sequence region acaacttGTGACAAGTCACAATTATTCACCTATTCCGCCCCTGAATAGGCTAAGGGGAATTTCACTCTATCCGTGACCACTATCAAGTAGACTCATCAACTCGGAGTATCGAAACCGGGACCTCctacatttttttgtttattggggaACCGCAATCTGCGCCCTTACCACTAGGCTAGGTTACGTATGGAAAGTCAAAGTGATTTTTCCTatattttctgtttcttttgccATCTTTGGGCAGTTTGATTTGCAAATTCCTTTTTAACCAACAATATTTATCAACATTAAGGAATAAAGAGTGTGCTTAGCTTCACAATTagttaacaataatatgattcaaatttgtatttggcgagaattgaacataaaacttcctacttacaagtgaagagtaaTACACTAtatcgtagtattaagtgataGTTAGGTTTCGATTTAGATAATGAAGGAGCTGAGATGAGATTATAGGCAACTGTCCATATCATTAATTACCATTGAATTATCAAATGCAAAAGGAGAACGGAACTCTTTGGGTCAGTTTTTTTGCTGGTTTGACTTCTAACCTTGTTGTATGAGTTCATGAATCCTCTAACTAACACTTTACTTAATTCATTGTATACATATCAGATCTTGACTTATTTTTGGTTCAATCAATAGAAACATAACATGAATTTAGTTCTATTCAGGAAAGTAACAGCTTTTTGAATTCATTAAATCCCTACCATTTGAAAAGAAAACGAATACATTTAAAAGGAAACATAAGCAAATTGTAGACGACTCCTTCGACTTGATCAAACTTAATAAATCGTGATGCAAACAGAACGTGTGacatattttcaaaaatattttctattcaaaataaaaaattcactgTTTAGTCTATCCAGACTAATCTCGGCAATGCGAATTTAAACTCAGAACATAATTAGTTGAAAAAAACCTTGACCACTGAAGCAATTCACCGCTTACAATAAACTCTCTTAACTAATAGACTGCATTATGGTTTAGCATTGTCGATAGCAGGATCTGAAAGTTGAATAAATATCTTCTTTTTGTCGTGTAGAACGATGTGTAAGTGCAGGGGAAAACGATTCAACGAAGTCTTATCATATGACGCAATCAAGTTTGGTATCATGTGCTTCGCTATCAGCGTGCTGGCCCTTTTACCAAGCTTTTTCAATTAATCAACGTCCGATAAATACAGAGATCCACCATGCCAAGCAAGTTGAAGAAAACTTATGCAAAACAAAAACCGTCATTTATGAAAGCGATCTTTTGCATCTCATAAAATATAGTGTTATTTTAATGTGAAAAAAGTATGTATTGAATacacatcagcaaaaaaattattatgttcATATTCGTTCATACGTGTGTGAATGATTAGTATTTATATTTCCAAACGAGCATCGTGACAGTTCTTATACTACAACTAATAAAATTCAAGAATGTAAATTATAAGATTGAGTTTAGCAGTTGAAATTTAGTTTACTAGTgtcacaaaaatataatatatgtagtTAAAAATGGAATATAAAcgttacttttttaattttgaaaaaaaaaattaaaattaagtaaaaTAATACATGACGAATGATTAAGTGTATAATTTGCATACACAGTTTATGATGGTGAGAAAATAGAGAATCTATGAATGGGCTATGAAAGGGGAAAAGGTGTGAGCTGAAAGGTCACCTTTTATTCCAAATGTCCAAAGTGATGACATTGATATAAGCCAACACTAGGAGAGCAGGTATACTCAGACTGGTGCTGTTCTGTGTCAATTACAAACTAATATAGAATATTATTagagagattaaaattttaaattaaaatttataaattaaataacgtatcattaatataaaaaaatataaatgtttATGGATACTTaactaataatctaattatataCAACAACATTAtttgtttgtaaatttaatttaaaataaattatgagaTCTCCTAGCATTAGCCAAAAATAATGTAGAGAGATTCTATTTCTAACACCATACGATACAAAAAGGTAAATTTATcatgattaatttttaattttttttctaaataattATGGTGTTTTTAATAGAAGGTGTGTTTTGCTGATCAAAGGTGCTTTTAATAAAAGGTCTGTCTAGCACCGCTTTGGGGCGGCTTCTTCGCGCGTTCAACAGAAAGGTGCGGCTTCTTCGCGCGTTCAACAGAAAGGTCGGTTGACAGCTCAGCAATGGCACGTGTCATGATTCTTTTCCGGGTATGCGGcctttgttttagtttttttttataattattatattgaaatgcatatcttttatttgtttatttgtcaGATTTctctatgaaagcgcatgatcaCGCccttttatactaaaaaaaacatattttaaaataatcaaaaagaAGGGCATGATTAACGGACGGAGCGTATGATCCAAAAATACATGTTTTTCATAACTTGAAAGTGGCATCTATTACGTGTCACTACCACTACCATCATCAATTCCACCATCACATTCTCCACCACCATTGCCCTCCACTATGACCACCACCGTCCTAGCATGCCACATCCCAACcaccatttttgtttttgtaatttacaaGTTTACGAATGTGAGTTGCAGAGTACAAATATGTGATTATAGGAAACCGCATATCGTCCAATTGTAGGTTAGCATAAATCACGTGTTTATGAGTTGTGCGGCTATGCTTCAACGCAAATTCATAAATATTCAAAGTCAAAGATCAATGAAATGTTAgctgtcgatgcaaatttccgtcgTCTTTAGTCTCGACGAAAATGCACAtgtaaaacaatcaacacctttgatcataGACCTAAGCCTCACACACCCATGAGGtggggcgggggggggggggtttaggTCAAcggatctccgatgcctaagttagtttttGTGAGAGAGTAgaatgtttagggcttttttaggGTTGCCAAAGCTctgaaaatttggtagaatatggggtatttatTGGGCTAGGGCCGTCCATATATTGTTTAATGGAGatatattctctaaatattcccaagatatttaataggaaataatttcttgagataatggagtaattatccctaattgatttaaattaggattacttacttgattggagtcaatctccaattaggaatgtattaaagatagaattTGGGTAAtcaatccttatctttaattccttgccaAGGGCAGGTGAGCTGTGGGCAGTCGTATTCAGCTGCTGAGACCTCCAGGGGTGTGAGCTGCACGTGGGAGCATCCGATGAGCttgcccatttattgagggcaatcttgtcttcttTGAATAAAAGCCACGTGTTGCCTCTAgattttttgggattattttaggctccacaaatgcccccacacctactGTGCTGCACGCAGGAAAATGATTGTAGGTGCAGGAATCCCAAGCTACTTAGGCTTGTGACgttgtttcccaatttgaacttgatcttcttTCTTGATTTAGAGATAGCcttcttctaggaaaaggaaaataattacCCCCAATTCCTATTTAATTTTGCCTTAAGCAGGGGATTAAATAAGTTTGAAGAGCAATCTTTATTCCAACAAGGAAGAGAAGCCACATGAAATTTTTACTCCCTCTCCCCTAGCGTCTTGACCTTGCTAAGAGTCGTCTCTCATTGTAGTTCTTCTTCTCCGtgccacaccaaggtaagaaaaaattgaattttctttttcttgattttttttagagTCTTGGGACTTGAAAAAATTGGCTTGACAGGGCTGTGGGTGTGAGTGACACATGACAAGGAGCCACGAGGCTGCTTGGTGGCGCCGCAAGGGTTGGCTGTAGTGCAAGGGCGCTGGGCTGGGCGAGCCGTAGGGCTCTAGCCCCTCTAAGTGAGCTTGGCACAGACTAAGCTTAGTGGAGCACACTCGGGTCTGCTGTAGTAGGTGATAAAGAGCGAGAGAGGTTGggccgagagagagagagaggttaggCCTTGCTGGGTTgtagaagagagggagagaggcgCGGGGCACTCGCCTCTTCTCTGTTGAATTGGGCCGTGGGCCTTAGGGCCTATTTGGAGTGCTTGGCgcgtgaagaagaggaaaggGAGAAGGCACAGGCCTCCTCTTTCGCTGGGCCGAGCGGCTTGGGCCGCGTGGGTAAGGACCTGGGGCCCTCAGGTTGTGCggttctctttatatatatgcacacacacacatattattattatttgaattCTCTTCTCGCGAGCTGCCCTCTGAATATTTTTCTTTGTGCTTTTTGCAGAGACTTTGAGATGTCTTTCTTCGATCGCAAAAGTGACGAATATCCTCCACCTTTGTACCGTCAAGGTGGTTCTTCCGGCAAGGTgggctacttcaaggctgcacaTGTCAAGATTAATTCCGACGAGCTGTTTCGAGATTTTCTTGAGGCGTACAAGCATGCGATTCTGCCTGGAGTTCACATCAAGCAGGTGAAAGATGATAGCAGTCATGAACCATGCATCGATGGTGCCTCTGCTAGGAAGAGAGCTATCAAATTCCATCTATATTATTTTGTGCTTGGATTCACTTTTCCCATGCCACGTCTTTTCCAGGAGGTGATCTGCTCCATAAAGTGTGCGCCTGCTCAATGCTCCCCAAATGCAGTTCGTGCAAAGGTGGGGTTCTCGAACTTGAGCAGGTTCTATGATCTTGGTTTGACCATAAATGAATTCTGGTACTTCTCTGAGATCGGCCACAAGGAAGGTGTGGGGCAGCTGAGGTCTCGCCATAAGTTGCTTGATGCTATTAGCAAAGGTGATCATGAGTAGGCGAAAGACACCTTGAAGGTGAGCGGAGAGTGGGAGTCAGACTCTTCTCTTGAGCTACATGTCCTAACTAACTTTATCAGTGGTAAGTGAACTGCTGCATTCTTGTCCTGCTTGAGTTTTTTGTTGAGCTGCTACATGACTTTAATTTATTGATGTCTttcttactttgtgtagatTCGGAGTTTGGCTCAACTCCAAGGACTTCGGCAGATATGAAGAAGGAGCACGTCCCCTTGGCCATTCCTAATGAGTACCGTGAGTGGCGTTGGTTGCTCAGCCCTCTTCGTCAGGAGAAAAGTGGCCTGCCTCCAAAGGAAGAGATAAAGCGGATAAAGGACGAAGCGTTGGCTCACCTGATCACTGTTGTAAAACGTGCTACCAATGAGGGTGGAAAGAAAAGATCTTCCTCACCTGCTTGTGAGTCTTCAACCGAGAAGAAACGGATGCCTTTTTATGCTGCTCGTAGGAGCTCGTCTGCTGCCGAGAAGCTTGTCATTGATCTAACTTTCCCCAAGGGGACGAAGATGACCGTTGAGCCTGAGCTTGTGAAACCTACTGCTCCGAAGGTAAGCACATCCATTGCTGAGAGACTTGCCTAGCGAAAGAGTTTGGTGACGCATCTGGTATCCAGGTTTATATTGAAGTGTTCGTTAGGAGCTAAGTCTGGTTTTGCTTCTAAAAGGCTCACTGCTATAAAGAGTAGGAAGGTGGATTCTGCTGCTATGGTGGTGTCTAGGTCTACTCCTCATTCTGCCATGACTGACTCATCTACTGAGAAGGGGAAATCTGCTCGCATGGGCAATTATGAGAGATCCACCGAGTCTGAGGCTATTGAGTTTCCCGAGGTTTGTGCACTGCTGAAGGCTGACCTACTTGTGGATGTTGATGCATACACCAAGTTTGTCGACAATGTTGGGAAAGTTGACATCCGTTCAGATTCCTTTGCGAAACGTTTTGCATACTCGATGAGGTCTCTCCTGATTGCTACAATGCATAAGACTTTGATCTTAGCAGCTGAGTCTATGTGCGTTGATCATGATGTTGTCAAGTATGCTAAGAAGGCCGAAGTGGCATTGATAGCTCAGCTTCGCTCGGCTATTGAAAATATTGAGAAGCTCAAATCTGAACTCACTATTTTGAAGGGGTTTAATGTCTTTGCCCCCACTTCTTTGCAGCTGGAGATCGCTCTTGAGGAGGTCCCCCATTTGAATGTTAGGCTTAGTGTAACTTAGGCGATGTTGAAAGCTGCAAAAAAGGAAGTCAGTTGTGTTTCTCCGGTGGTCGAGAAACTTGAGCTTGTCAATTTGGAGGTACGATCTACTTGTTTTGCCAAGGGTGATGAGTTTATGTTCATGCATGCTGAAGTGTCTCGTTTCAAGGAGGTTATCGGTAAGCTTGAGTCTAAGGAAGTGAATTAGCAAGGTGCATTGTCTGCTAGCGAAAACCTAAAAACGGAACTGAATGAGCTACAGGGTGCTCACACTAGGCTTGTCGAGGAGAATATGCAATTGAAGAATGAGAAAGCTGGTCACGAAGTGGCGCTTGCTTCCTGTcaggccgatttctacaagcttggTTATGTAAACCATCTACAAGCTTGGTTATGAGTTTTCAGGGAAGGACTTCGAGACTTTTTCCATTTCTTCAGttgatctgcttgatttctcatTTGAGGCTGCCTTTGGTGGAGCAGTTGAGGGTTAGCCAGTCCAGGTAGGGGTAGCTGAGGATAAGCTGATGGAAGCTTTAGTTGTTAAGAGCGATGCGGTTATTGAAGGCATGGCAGTCGAGGAATCTGTGGTTGCACAGGCTGCCAAGAAGTAGTCTTTTTGCTTAGACTTAggagttttcttcttttcctttttgttctgcTTTGCTTGAACTTTGTTGGCCTTCAAGCtggtttattaatttgttagaaatttaataaacaactttccTTGTTTTTACTTAATCCTTCTATTTCGCCATGTCTTTTGCAAAACTTTACCGTAGGACGGGCGACTGGGTAAGCTGCTTCAATGAAGCAGTTAATCCCATGTCATTACTTAGGTTTTAGTTTCGACTTTGAGGCTTTTGGGGCCTTGCCTGCTTGAAGAGACTTGCAAAACTTTACCGTGAGACGGGCGGTTGAGCTGGCTACTTCAATGGAGCAGTTGACACACATGGTCACTTTAGGCTTTAGTTTTGGCTTTGGTGCTTATAAAGCTTTACCTACAAGaggaaaaatgcaaaatttttagCATATAGAGCATACGGCCGAACTCGTTGTTTCCGTAGGAAGCAGGCGAGTTCACGTAGCTACTATAGCTGTGAATCTTAGCTTTAGGTAGCTTCGTGAGCTTTAGCCCTTCTGGGGCATATTGCAAAATTTTTAACCTATAGGGCCAACGATTAAACATGTGGTTCGCGTAGAAAGCAGAAGAGTTCTTGTGGCCACTATGGTTGTATTTCGGCTTTTGAGTGGCTTTTGAAGCCTTGGCCCTCTTAGGGCGTATTGTGAAGTGTTTAACTTATAGAGTCATCAGCTAGACTCATGTTTCTCGTAAGAAGCAAATGAGGTTTACGTATCCACTATAGTGGTACCTCGGCTTTGTTCCAACAAAACTTAAGCCGTAGACTGTCGGCTGGAAGTGCTGCTTTTAAGTAAGTGGGCAAGTTCGCGTAGTCATAGTAGGCATAAGTCTCAGCTTATGGATTGCCTTGGGTTGCCAACCGTTGGGTCGTCGGCCAGGCGTCTTACTTATAGAAGCAGGCGACTCACGTAACCACTTCAGGCATTATCCCTGGCTCTCAGAGGCATTTTAGGCGTGAGGTGTAGGCGGAATCGTGCCTCAGATGCCATATCCTTCTGAGCTATAGCTTGATTCCGCAGGTTACGTAAGTTGTATTGCAACACTTTAAGACCAAGCCACGTTCATGAAGACTTGCACGTTGAGGATGGAGCATCTAGTCACGTGAACTATTTCATGGGCAGAGGTCCTGCACTTAGCGTCTCTTTCAGTCAAAGACCTGGCATTCTGCAGAATTGAAGTCGGCTAAGTCTATCCTAAGGGAAGAACTATCGTGGCCAATTCTGGGAGTCGTCCAGCCCAGGTGGTTGCTGTATTCAAAGGAAACTGAGTAGTCATACCACTCATCCATGTCTGGATATTCCAtattagtttaccttctcgcattAGAAAGCAAACCCAtgtgggtgttggggaattagtttaccttctcaCGTTGAATAACTTACCCATGTGGGTGTCGAGGAATTAGTCctgaattagtttaccctcacGCTGAAAAGCTTACCCATGTGGAtgtcagggaattagtttaccctctcgcgctagagagcttacccatatgggtgttggggaattagtttacgcGGAGAGCTAACCCATGTGGAtgttggggaattagtttaccctttcacACTGGAGTTTATGCTATGTCTGCGGGGCAGCGGGCGTCTTTTGCTTGTCACATGGTAGGtcaatttatttatgcatttggCCTAGGCTTATGAATAAATCCTTCAATCTTAATTGAAAATAGAGGCTTTTATTAACTTTGCTCGTAGGCAGTAATGACATAACATCTAATAATTCTCGGCATGTGAGGTTTTGTTCGTTGAGCTGCTTAAGTCTTCAAACTTTTTTGTCTTGAATGGGGTCCAATAACTAGTAGGAGATCACACGTAGTACTTCCTCAGGTTGTAAGCATTCCACTGTTTGTCGATCTCTTTGTCGCTTATAGTAGTGAGGGTGTAGTTGTCCTTTCTGCCTACTCGACTAATTttgtacggaccttcccagATAGGAGCTATCTTTTTGGAACTTTCCCGTCGAGCGGTGATGAAGGCTTTTTTGAGGACTAAGTTTCCTGGCTGGAACTGTCGGATTTTTTCCCCcttgttgtagctggagatgAGCTGCTGCTGATAGGCCGCAATGCGGGTGATAACCTTCTTGTGCTATTCCTCTGCCAGGTCAAAGTTGGTGGACATTTCCTTTTCGTTTTGCTCGAAATTCGGCAGTACAGTGTTGATGCTTGGCACCACGACGTTGGGAGGAATAATCGCCTCAGAACCATACTTCAGGGAGAATGAAGTTTCGCCAGTTACTTGTCTTTTAGTGGTGCGAAATGCCCATAGAACACGGGGGAGCTTGTCTAGCCACTAGCCATTTTTGTTAGAGAGGTATTCTTAAGGCAATTGAGGATGGTCTTGTTGGACGCCTTAGCCTGCCCGTTGCCCTGCGGGTATCGAGGCGTGGACATGTGTTGCTTGAAGccatattttttgaaaaatcttGCCAAGTCTTTGCCCACGAACTGCGAACCATTGTCGATGACGATGAAGTGTGGGATGCCGAAACGGTAGTTCTTCCATATGAAGTGTTCTATGTCCATCTGGGTAGTTGTAGTTATGGGTTTGGCTTTGACCCATTTTGTGAAGTAGTCGGTCGTTTCGATCATCATGCCTCTACCTCTAATAGAAGGTGGCATTGGTCTTACCAGGTCAATTGCCCACTACATGAATGACTAATCGCTTGTCTGTGGGTAGAGTTCACTGGCAGGTAATGCGGACACGGGGTTGAAGTGTTAGCAGCTATCGCACCTTTGTACATACCCTTTGGTGTCTTATGCATGGTTGACCAGTAATAACCAACGTTAAGAGCTTTTTACGCCATGGAACGGCCTCCAGATTGGTTTCCGCATAGGCCTTCGTGGATCGAGCTAAGAATCTTCAGGTCATCAAGAGGCGATAGGCAGCGGAGATGTGGTCCTGAGAAGGATCTTCGAACGAATATGTCGTTCCATATGTAGTAAAGCGTTACCTTCATTTAAAGCTTTCTAGACTCTAGTCTGTCTGGGGGAAGTGTTTTATTGACTATGTAGTAGATGATAGGATTTTGCCAACTCGGGGTTGTGCTGATCTGTGCCACCTCAACTGCTGGTTCCTCATCTATGCTTGACTTTTCCAAGTACTCGACTTGGATGGAGCGCCTAAGCTGATGGTTTAGCGCAGAGCCTAGGCTTGTTAATGCGTCTGCGTAGGCATTTTCTGCTTGTGGAACCTAAGTGAGTTTGTAAACCTACAACGTCGCTAGCTGCTCTTATACATTTTCTAGGTATCGGGCCATCATTGGATGTTTTGCTGCATACTCCCCTAAGGTTTAGTTGGTGATTAGCTGGGAATTGGAATAGATCACGAGCTTTTTCACCACTAAGTCTTTTGCCAATCGGAGACCTGCTAATAGGGCTTCATACTCTGCTTTGTTGTTTGACGCCTTGAAGCTTAGAGTGATTGCCTGCTAGAGCATTGAGCCATCTGGAGTAGTGATAACTACGCATGCCCTCGATCGTTGGTGGTTGGATGATCCATCAACTCGCAAACGCCAAAAATCTCCATTAAGAAAGGTTGTATGGCTATGACGTGCTCGACTGCCTCCAAGGCGTTTTCGGGCTGTGTTGCTGCATCCTTCAGGCTTGGGGTGAATTCTGCTATGAAATCCGCTAACACCTTGGCTTTTATCACTGTGCAGGGCTAGTATACTAAGTTGTATTGGCCCAGTTCTAACGCTCACTTCATGACTCGTTGGGAAGTGTCTGGACTATGCAGAACTGATCGTAGTGGGTATTGGGTCATGACGATGACCGAATGCCTTTGAAAGTAAGGTCTGAGCTTTTGAGCTGCAACAACTAGCGCCAAAATTAGTTTTTCAATCTTCGGGTATTTGGTTTCCGCATTGAGGAGAACTTTGGATGTGTAAAATATAGGCAGTTGGACCCTCAACTCTTCTCATATAAGGGCATAGCTTACTGCTACTTCTGATATCGCCAGATAGATGTATAAGTTCTCTGCTGCTTCCAACTTAGATAGTAGTGGAGATGATGTTAGGTACTGCTTCAACTCCTGAAATGCTTTCTCGCACTCATCGTCCCACTTGTCCTTCTGCGCCTTTTTTTATTGCCTTGAAGAATGGCTTACATTGGTCGGTGGATCGCAAGAAGAAATGATTGAGTGTGGCTGCTTGTCCGATCAGACCTTGGATTTGCTTCAGATTCGTGGGTGATTTCATGTCCAGGATCGCTCGAATCTGCCTTGGATGAGCCTCGATTGCTCGTTGGGTTACAAGGTACCCTAAGAATTGCCTGAGAAGACGCCAAAAGTGCATTTGGTTGGGTTAAGCTTGTAGTAGTATATGCCTCGCTCAATCATGAATGTGGTCTTTTCTTTGTCAGGCTTGTGCATGGCAATCTGATTGTAGCCTGAGTACGCGTCCAAAAAGCTGAGCAGCTGGTTCCAGGATGTTGAGTCAACAAGCAGGTCGATTTGGGGAACCGGGTAATTGTCTTTAGGGTATGC contains the following coding sequences:
- the LOC137743007 gene encoding uncharacterized protein — encoded protein: MPPSIRGRGMMIETTDYFTKWVKAKPITTTTQMDIEHFIWKNYRFGIPHFIVIDNGSQFVGKDLARFFKKYGFKQHMSTPRYPQGNGQAKYGSEAIIPPNVVVPSINTVLPNFEQNEKEMSTNFDLAEE